In a single window of the Pseudomonas sp. B21-015 genome:
- a CDS encoding PIG-L deacetylase family protein, with amino-acid sequence MSRKQQLLKRHRRNKRIGLLIALMLLIAIGVLVAWWLPLVLAVLGWIAHEAWFADHLFYSPKDDYQYSFPPYTPQPKIHLDGERLRLDEGVMLVDDATLVLALRVKSTWLGRFIDPVVELSGGDNPDRQTFERGVNGLRYLNLSGQAHVLSKGELRLRGRFCRLLGEPVLWAFEQPDYRRQRVMVIAPHADDAELAAYGLYSQADEAWIVTLTAGEIEAEHYQQMGLNKVESARLKGRLRAWDSIAVPRWAGVPEAHCVQLGYFCLQLAAMQAAPDTPVGSREADLSDTRLFRQLNPFVLPGDVDGAPTWNNLLADLRELLLRARPEVIVLPHPTLDPHPDHICAQEAVLEALRGLEWQPITVLGYANHLHDNDRWPMGDAGHGIALPPAFDSVTSMQPCCLPMPLALQRDKAMALGMMHDLQPTQPFKRRLRRLIQWLLASRVPAIYGENDFFRKAVRRHELFWLLKHDETFGRQK; translated from the coding sequence ATGAGCCGCAAACAGCAACTGCTCAAGCGCCATCGGCGCAACAAACGTATCGGTCTGTTGATCGCGTTGATGCTGTTGATCGCCATCGGTGTGCTGGTGGCCTGGTGGCTGCCGCTGGTGCTCGCGGTGCTGGGCTGGATCGCCCACGAGGCGTGGTTCGCCGACCATCTGTTTTATTCGCCCAAAGACGATTACCAATACAGCTTCCCGCCGTACACACCGCAGCCAAAAATTCACTTGGACGGTGAACGGCTGCGGCTGGACGAGGGCGTCATGCTGGTCGATGACGCTACGCTGGTGCTGGCGCTGCGGGTGAAAAGCACTTGGCTGGGGCGCTTTATCGATCCGGTGGTCGAATTGTCGGGGGGCGATAATCCCGACCGACAAACCTTCGAACGCGGTGTAAACGGCTTGCGTTACCTCAACCTCAGTGGTCAGGCGCACGTGCTGTCGAAAGGCGAGTTGCGTTTGCGCGGGCGATTCTGCCGATTACTTGGCGAACCTGTGCTCTGGGCGTTCGAGCAACCGGACTACCGTCGTCAGCGAGTGATGGTGATTGCACCCCATGCCGATGACGCCGAATTGGCCGCCTACGGTTTGTACAGCCAGGCCGACGAAGCCTGGATCGTCACCCTGACCGCAGGTGAGATCGAAGCCGAACACTATCAGCAAATGGGCCTGAACAAGGTCGAGTCGGCTCGTCTCAAGGGCCGTTTGCGCGCCTGGGACAGTATCGCCGTGCCGCGCTGGGCCGGGGTGCCTGAAGCCCATTGCGTACAGCTGGGGTATTTCTGTCTGCAACTGGCAGCGATGCAGGCCGCGCCGGACACGCCTGTGGGTTCGCGGGAAGCAGACTTGAGCGACACCCGGTTGTTCCGTCAGTTGAATCCATTTGTTCTGCCGGGCGATGTCGACGGTGCGCCGACCTGGAACAATTTGCTGGCCGATCTGCGTGAATTGTTGCTGCGAGCCCGTCCGGAAGTGATCGTATTGCCACACCCGACCCTCGATCCGCACCCCGACCACATTTGTGCACAGGAAGCGGTCCTTGAGGCATTAAGGGGGCTGGAATGGCAGCCGATCACCGTACTCGGCTACGCCAATCATCTGCATGACAACGATCGCTGGCCAATGGGCGACGCCGGGCATGGCATCGCCCTGCCGCCGGCATTCGATTCGGTAACGTCGATGCAGCCTTGCTGCCTGCCAATGCCCTTGGCGCTTCAGCGTGATAAGGCCATGGCGTTGGGCATGATGCACGATCTGCAACCGACCCAGCCGTTCAAGCGACGTTTGCGACGGTTGATACAGTGGTTGCTGGCCAGTAGAGTGCCAGCTATCTATGGAGAGAACGATTTCTTTCGCAAAGCGGTCAGGCGCCACGAGTTGTTCTGGCTTCTGAAGCATGATGAAACATTTGGGCGACAGAAATGA
- a CDS encoding antimicrobial resistance protein Mig-14 has translation MLNRFQSWRERGWAQVDASAYAQAWQRFGGSVATHPLVVERLAQLADIPVRYLAWEQDGELKAAIPTWGRDLALSKDVLKRSGKKGLFDLGNAELILPAAADAQAPLRHRGRYLSALSEGRFTGIKLQTEQLALARTPEELSKKFRYNQRRELRLLEEAGGVVRPVAEFSSRELAVIYCDLFQRRWGFPATGAERMGEVIELLRELLIGSVIFLNDAPIAIQLVYRVEAPEWISVEYVNGGVDPETREFSPGSVLSFLNTQSAWEHARALGKPLRFSFGRTDREYKDRWCNSVPVFTV, from the coding sequence ATGCTCAACCGATTTCAAAGCTGGCGCGAACGTGGCTGGGCGCAGGTCGACGCCTCGGCTTATGCACAGGCCTGGCAACGTTTTGGCGGCAGCGTCGCAACTCATCCTCTGGTGGTCGAACGTCTGGCACAGTTGGCCGACATCCCGGTGCGCTATCTGGCGTGGGAGCAGGACGGCGAACTGAAAGCCGCCATTCCAACCTGGGGGCGCGACCTGGCGCTGTCCAAGGACGTGCTCAAGCGCAGTGGTAAAAAAGGCCTGTTTGACCTCGGCAATGCCGAGTTGATCCTGCCGGCCGCCGCTGATGCCCAGGCACCGCTGCGCCATCGCGGGCGTTACCTGTCGGCGCTGAGCGAAGGCCGCTTCACCGGCATCAAGTTGCAGACCGAACAGCTGGCGTTGGCCCGGACACCTGAAGAGCTGTCGAAGAAGTTTCGCTACAACCAGCGCCGGGAATTGCGTCTGCTGGAAGAGGCGGGCGGCGTGGTGCGGCCGGTTGCCGAATTTTCCAGCCGTGAACTGGCGGTTATCTATTGCGACCTGTTCCAGCGTCGCTGGGGGTTCCCGGCCACCGGTGCCGAGCGCATGGGCGAAGTGATCGAATTGCTGCGTGAGTTGCTGATCGGCTCGGTGATTTTCCTCAACGACGCACCGATTGCGATTCAACTGGTGTACCGCGTCGAGGCGCCGGAGTGGATCAGCGTCGAGTACGTCAACGGCGGTGTCGATCCCGAGACCCGCGAGTTCAGCCCCGGCAGCGTACTGAGCTTCCTCAACACCCAAAGCGCCTGGGAGCACGCACGCGCGTTGGGTAAGCCCCTGCGGTTTTCCTTTGGTCGGACCGACCGTGAGTACAAGGACCGCTGGTGCAATTCTGTGCCGGTCTTCACCGTATGA
- a CDS encoding glycosyltransferase produces the protein MTRSAERHVLQFCHGYDGPFLDCARQYASLFAGTGYRVTTVFLTGAADSQVAASCASDEVLFMEYSSKAIRGLKLGAIGDLRKIAASRNFSFCIAHRFKPIYIALLGTSLPVIGVHHAFGDYQRSTRKFFANIFRKRLSLIGVSDAVRDDMRRCLPKWPAGRIQTLYNRVDVPALQTSQVSVREARETLGLSMDAWIVGNVGRLHPDKDQTTLLHGFAAALPGLPANSQLVILGSGRLEQDLKALARELGIGDRVLFLGQVPEARRYFRAFDVFALSSDHEPFGMVLLEAMAAGVPLLATACGGAREVVEGVGILFPLGDAEHLAQGLQHLAAMDEQQRRQCAELMFDRLRERFSDRAVRDAFWHLPHVTELAPRG, from the coding sequence TTTCTGGACTGCGCCCGGCAGTACGCCAGCCTGTTTGCGGGGACCGGTTATCGCGTGACCACGGTGTTTTTGACCGGGGCTGCAGATAGCCAAGTCGCCGCGAGCTGCGCTTCCGATGAAGTGCTGTTCATGGAGTACAGCTCCAAGGCCATTCGTGGCCTGAAGCTGGGCGCCATCGGCGATCTGCGCAAGATCGCCGCGTCGCGCAACTTCAGTTTCTGCATTGCTCACCGTTTCAAACCGATCTACATCGCCTTGCTCGGTACTTCGTTGCCGGTCATTGGCGTGCATCATGCGTTTGGCGATTACCAGCGCAGCACCCGCAAATTTTTCGCGAATATTTTCCGCAAGCGCCTGAGCCTGATCGGCGTCTCCGATGCGGTACGTGACGACATGCGCCGTTGCTTGCCGAAATGGCCGGCCGGGCGGATTCAGACGCTCTATAACCGTGTCGATGTGCCAGCGTTGCAGACCAGTCAGGTATCGGTTCGTGAGGCCCGGGAAACCCTCGGTCTATCGATGGATGCCTGGATTGTCGGCAACGTCGGGCGCCTGCATCCGGACAAGGACCAAACCACGTTGCTGCATGGTTTCGCCGCGGCATTGCCGGGGTTGCCGGCCAACAGTCAGTTGGTGATCCTGGGCAGCGGTCGGCTGGAGCAGGACCTCAAGGCCCTGGCGCGTGAACTGGGTATCGGTGATCGCGTGTTGTTCCTCGGTCAGGTGCCCGAGGCGCGTCGTTACTTCCGCGCCTTCGATGTGTTTGCCCTCAGTTCCGATCACGAACCGTTCGGCATGGTGTTGCTGGAGGCCATGGCCGCCGGTGTGCCGTTGCTCGCCACCGCGTGCGGTGGGGCCAGGGAAGTGGTCGAAGGCGTGGGCATTCTGTTCCCGCTGGGTGATGCCGAGCACCTGGCGCAAGGGTTGCAGCATCTGGCCGCGATGGACGAGCAGCAACGTCGCCAATGTGCCGAGCTGATGTTTGACCGCTTGCGTGAGCGCTTCTCCGATCGCGCGGTGCGCGACGCTTTCTGGCATTTGCCGCACGTTACCGAACTGGCACCGAGGGGCTGA